A single genomic interval of Chitinophagaceae bacterium harbors:
- a CDS encoding type II toxin-antitoxin system HicA family toxin has product MKCSELYRILTKDGWYAVSQKGSHVKMRHETKKGIIIFPNHGSQEMGKGLEKKILKDAGIKN; this is encoded by the coding sequence ATGAAATGTTCCGAACTTTATCGAATTTTGACTAAAGATGGCTGGTATGCGGTTTCTCAAAAAGGCTCACATGTTAAAATGAGGCACGAAACCAAGAAGGGAATAATTATATTTCCAAATCACGGAAGTCAAGAAATGGGTAAAGGTTTAGAAAAGAAAATTCTAAAAGACGCTGGAATTAAAAATTAA